A genomic stretch from Amia ocellicauda isolate fAmiCal2 chromosome 23, fAmiCal2.hap1, whole genome shotgun sequence includes:
- the fbln7 gene encoding fibulin-7 — MSAAVPCSCLLLLCLTAVHQSRAAQNCVDKHHIVTVIRQMEKFLKGQETRFAEGLRIMKSKLAALQNSVSKFPASEPHAVTCPPLEAPPHGRKFGSKYFLGHEVHFACNSGYHLVGAGTRVCQENGSWTGMNSVCKDVSECASNPCQNGGSCVEGVNQYKCTCPQNWSGSHCQHQTQTAPPEWSVMNDPAFSRKPRCAKVDRAQHCSCDAGFHMSGTSDNSICQDVNECEVYKQDGAARLCMHACVNIPGSYRCSCPTGYRLLADGRSCEDVDECLAQQHNCTRGTTCINTGGGFQCVNPECPKSHGNISYVKTSPFQCERNPCPMESRSCHLAPKTVSFHYLSLPSDLQTPVTLFRMATAAAPGRPGPDSLRFGIVGGNGRGHFVMQRSDRQTGELILVQRLRGPQETEVEVDMSEYLERTFQAKHVSKVTVFVSPHEF, encoded by the exons ATGAGCGCCGCGGTGCCGTGcagctgcctgctgctgctgtgtctgACAGCGGTGCACCAGTCCCGGGCAGCGCAG AACTGCGTGGACAAGCACCATATTGTGACTGTGATCCGTCAGATGGAAAAGTTCTTGAAAGGGCAGGAAACGCGGTTTGCTGAGGGGCTGCGCATTATGAAATCCAAACTGGCGGCTCTGCAGAACTCGGTGTCCAAGTTCCCGGCATCAGAGCCACACGCAG TCACGTGTCCACCGCTGGAGGCTCCACCACACGGCAGGAAGTTCGGATCCAAGTACTTTCTGGGTCACGAGGTTCACTTCGCCTGCAATTCGGGGTATCATCTGGTGGGGGCGGGCACCAGGGTGTGTCAGGAAAACGGCAGCTGGACCGGCATGAATTCTGTCTGTAAAG ACGTGAGCGAGTGTGCCAGCAATCCCTGCCAGAACGGAGGCAGCTGTGTGGAAGGGGTCAACCAGTACAAGTGCACGTGTCCCCAGAACTGGAGCGGCTCCCACTGCCAGCACCAGACGCAGACAG CCCCCCCCGAGTGGAGCGTAATGAACGACCCCGCCTTCAGCAGGAAGCCACGCTGCGCCAAAGTGGACCGGGCCCAGCACTGCAGCTGTGACGCCGGCTTCCACATGAGCGGCACCTCGGACAACAGCATCTGCCAGG ATGTGAACGAGTGCGAGGTGTACAAGCAGGACGGGGCGGCCAGACTCTGCATGCACGCCTGTGTCAACATTCCCGGCTCGTACCGCTGCTCCTGCCCAACTGGATACCGACTGCTGGCTGACGGACGGAGTTGCGAGG ATGTGGATGAGTGCCTCGCCCAGCAGCACAACTGTACACGGGGGACGACCTGCATCAACACGGGAGGAGGGTTCCAGTGCGTCAACCCCGAGTGCCCCAAATCCCACGGCAACATCAGCTACGTGAAGACGTCACCGTT CCAGTGTGAACGCAACCCCTGCCCCATGGAGAGCCGATCGTGCCACCTGGCCCCCAAGACCGTGTCCTTCCACTACCTCTCACTGCCCTCCGACCTGCAGACCCCGGTCACGCTGTTCCGCATGGCCACGGCGGCGGCCCCGGGCAGGCCCGGCCCGGACAGCCTGCGCTTCGGCATCGTGGGCGGCAATGGCCGGGGCCACTTCGTCATGCAGCGCTCCGACCGGCAGACGGGCGAGCTCATCCTGGTGCAGCGGCTGCGCGGCCCCCAGGAGACGGAGGTGGAGGTGGACATGTCCGAGTACCTGGAGCGCACCTTCCAGGCCAAGCACGTGTCCAAGGTCACCGTCTTCGTCTCCCCCCATGAGTTTTGA